TATGAAACCTCAGATGTCTGCTCAAGATTATTTCCAGCTCTTAAACAATCAAATGTAAAAGACCGACCCAGGGCTTACGTTAGAGAATAAAACAGAACGGTGCCTGAAATAAAGAGGTGCCCTTAAAGGAAAGATGGAGTTGTTTTCTGTGGCAAACAAACTGTTACAAACTAATTGTGAATGCCCTCGTCATTATGTGAGGTGTGATGGCGGGGGGCTTCAGCTTAAAATGTGGGTGTTTCTACACTGCTTTATCCAAACAATTCAAACTCTGTGCAGTGGGGCATGTGCATCGGAAAGACAGGGGTCTGAAAACTTTCTGTGTTTCAAATCTCAAAAtgaaagggagagacaaagagccGTGGGGTTGCTGTGATAGCCAACACTGTGAGAGAACAGCACTTCTTCTGGGGTTTGATTATGTCTTAGAAATGTATGTTTCCAGTTGGGCTTTCCTGTTATGCTAAAAGTGTGGGCATAAAAGTACTATTATATTCTTAAAACAACATacttatatattatttatgtgtaatatgtatatattacaaatagtatattatatatacccatgtatatatttatagtgTATAGTTATATAAGCACCATATAGTTTTCCAATATCTGAAGTGAGGCCCCAAAAGTTCCTCAGACCCATTTTTCCCACTTTTATAATGTCTGTAAGAAAGTGGGAGGTTATGTAGTTTTTCTATTGAAATCAATCAAAAGATATCAATACAAATATCTTCAATTGTTTTTATACTTTATGAGATCAATAAGTCACTTGTTCTTTAACTAAAACTGCATTAAACCATTGACCTTTCTAGATAGTTGGGTTCAATTTGACTAGCCAAAGTCTAATTATTTTTATCGAATAGgaaattaattttagaaattattctAAACTTCATACCACATTTATGGATACTAAAGTTTCTTAATTAGAAGCCCATTTTAGAAGCTGTTTTAGAAACCACACTTTATAATTATACTGGCATATGTCACTTAGgcttaaattttatttcactCAACTTTAtaaaaactctttaaaagtaaGGAAAACTGATTTCATATTATTAAGGATGCCGTCAAACGgttacttaaaattttttatGTGGAAAAAGATCACTTTCACTTTGAAATGAAAATCCTAAGAATGGAGATATTCAAATCTTACACAAATCAGACCTAGAGGACAGGTCTCAGAAGCACATTCATGTTCTCGGTGGTTGGTTTTTAATAACAAGTTGGTTATGATAAAGAACTGCTCTGATCCCAGCCAGGGAGCTGAAGCCGTTTTCCTAGTAATCAGTCTTTAAGTCTGTCTCTGTAATTGTAATCTTTCAGAAAGCTGAGTTTCTCGTCTGAAGCCAATTGCTCAGTTTAGCGTTGACCTGGTGAGTCATGTTACCCATGACCATGTAGGCATTAGTGATACAGCTTAAATACTAGCCAGGTGTAGGGATGCCAGTCCACACTGCTTCCGAATCTGTGGCTCCAAGGACCATTTGAAGCAAAGGTAATTAAAGCGATATCATCTATTACCGTTTAAAGTATGTGGGACAGTCTTGGGTGGACTAGCTCAATGATTTATACCGTGTCTACGTACTAAGATAAGGAGATTTTAGAGTTTGGATCCTGAAAATATACCAGAGGAAAACacgagacagaaagggtgaaaagGGAGCCTGAGTTCACACAAAATGATACAAACTCAGCCTGAGTTAAGCTTCAGTATGTCGCAGAAGCTGGCAGATAATCCATAGGTAGATGGAACTTGCCTCGAATGTTGGGGACCAGGCTTCATTAAAATATGGTGAAGCTGTTCTTTTATAACCAAACTCCATAGTACAATGATTTATTTCAAAATGCAGTGGGTAAGTTAATTCTAAATAAGTCTGATTTTACAAACGTGAAGGTTTACTTCAGAAATGTGGGTTCCCAAGGGCGGCGCAGGCCTTCTTCAGTTGCTTTATCGAGGTTGCTAACGTTACACTTTTTCTTATCAACCTTTCTTGCCTTGCAAATGTTTCTCATATCATTTCCTTCCTAGAGGACTCTAATTGTCAGCGACATCCAGGGCCTACGGACTGGTCAGTCTCATGAAGGCACAAAATTTGTGCACTCCCCAGAGACTGTTCTTGCCTTTTAGCTGTGACAGCCACATCCTCACTATAACattaaagacaaaaacatttgTAGAAACATCACTGTCTCAAGTCACTTCGAGGGCAGCACAGCTGGATGTAGGCAGAACTGTAAGGTGTAAGGGAGGGGAGCTGGTGCTGCAGGTAATGTAATGAGCCAGAGGATGTCTCATCCGAACGCTTCTTAAAGTTTTTCCAagcttaaaaataagaaatgcagGTCTAGAGTCGGGATTTCTCCTGACCACTGTCAGCGTGTCTACCTCAAATCGTCTGTTGGAAACaggacaaggaaggaaactagacTCCATCACCTAGTTCTTTACCTCCAAGCTCTCCCTTCAGAATGAAGCTTTTGCTCCTGGCCTCCCTGCTGAGTGCTGCAGCCGCTCTGCCAATCCCTGTAAGTACTCTGCTCTTCCCTCAACTGCACGGTGAGAGGCTTCAGATGTCCGGGCTAGGAAGTATCTTGTTCATGGAAGGGGAAAGTGAGTTCAGTTCAGGAATGTACTGGGGCCTGTAATCTCCCTGGGTCTACCACTCGTGTATCAAAGCTCAGCTTCTGCAGACAGTTGCTAGATGGGTGGACCTTGGACAGGAACTAAGTTATGCTTTCCCTGTCAAATGAGTTAGGATGATTCCACAGTGTATAAATAATCGAAAATGGCTCTAAAACGCTTAAAAATCCTACTTGCAACAGAAAGCTCTTAGCAGTGTAAAACAGGCACTCTACAGGGACCCATGTGGGAAGATAGCCATTGAACTGAGTGTCATTTATACTGCCCTACATCATCCGGGGAAAGGCTTCTCTCAAAGGTGCCCTGACACAAAGACTAATATTAAAAAGCTTACGTCTGAAACATACATCGCAGGAGTGTGGCAAACCATTAAAATATTACACATGAATGTCTCTCCTGTACCATCTTGGGGAAAGAAGTTCAGATAACAACCCATGCCCATGTGCGATGTGCCCAGATAACAAATCAGTCTCTTGTATTAGATCTGCACCTCTCCTTGCACCTTTAACAAGAACTGTTGGTGGAATGCACTCGCGgtagagctggggatcgaacctggGGCACTGCACGTTCAGGGTGTGTATGCTCTTTCACCCATCTCCAGCCCAGGACGGTCCTCCGTACCAAATGAGAGACACTGCTTGTCTCTGTGGGAACGCCGAGCTAATAGAACTGTTGCAGCATGCACGGTTAACTATGGTCAGCACGCCTTTTCTTCATCTGTGAGCCTCTCTGGAAACGAGTATTGTCTCACCCACGCTGTGCTAAGGCACCCTGCCCACTTGCCAGCAACACTTGCTCTGTTCTGTGAAATAGTGGTGCGTTTTATGACACCATACTGAACACATAAGACACAGCGACAAAACACAACACCAGCTGAACTTTTTGTTGTGCACTGACGACAGCCACACTCTCCACATCCATAAGAAGTGAGACCTGTAGGAACAACATGTTTATTGTAGAGAGTGTCCAGCACCAGTTAAGCATGAAACCCTCTCCCATGCACATTTCTGCAACAAGGGGGCTTTCAAAGGAATGATAGGTTATTCAGAAGTTGTGGGGAGGTTACAGAATTTAGGCTAAGACTTGCACTCCCTTCACCTTGAACTTCTAGATTTAAAACAAGTCTAGAGCCATACTAATGCTAAACATACCAGTATAAAGCATACATACCTCACCAATATGAGGTGTATAATcttaaaaagaacttttgggagtaaaattttaaagaaaaaaaaaagaaagaaagaaaagaaaagaaaaaaaaagaaaaaaaacgccTGGTGGTCTGTCATTGGACAAAAATCAATTCAGCGTTTCCCTGTTAAAAAATGAAACTTACTTCAGTGGATATGCAAGGCTGTCGGGCAGAATGCTCACGGGACGCTTTTGGGCTGTTCTCATATATAATGAAATGTCTTGATGGGTAACGTATACAGCTGCTTCACCTTGCTGCTTTTCTTGTTTTCAAGCTTGGACAATCTGGAGGGAGTTCCAGTGAACAGGTACACCGCACTTCAAACGGCACCTTGGCCACTTAAAAGTTGTCAAGTTCACAATCGGGACCGTTcacactgtgtttctgtttacaGAGATTTAACTTGTACCCACCACAAATCCTGCCGttctttcctcagtttccccttccgCAGGCTCCTCTGGTAAgtagggtgtgggacctctcagGCCTATCATGGTTATTAAACTTTCCAAACTGTGTCCCAGAAATATGACacgttaaaaaaagaaagctaccGGCTCTGGCTGTTCACAGTCCTCTCCCAGCACAACTTGTATTGGACAGTGACAGTCAACTGGTCAACCTGTGTTCAGCACTGTGACTTGCCTCTGGCACTGTGGCCTCTCCCCATGTTCCTCCTTAGTCAACACGTGCTTGGGCTAATGACGCTGACTGTGAAGAGCCTCACTCTTCCTGAGGTAAAACAGTGGCCGCTGTgacagccattcttttttttttttttttttggttctttttttcagagctggggaccgaacccagggccttgcgcttcctaggcaagcgctctaccactgagctaaatccccaacccctgtgacaGCCATTCTTTGGCTGTTACTAAATCACTTTGCCGCTTTCTTTTCTCCCATAAAAATGTCCTCGGGTTTCTATAAGTTTTTGTTAAAAGTCAAAGCAAATGCTTTTAGATATGTTCCCAGACAAAAGTCAACACTGCCTAGGCTTTAACTCAAATCCTTCCCAAAGAAACAGGCCCTGGGCAAGGAAAAGAAATCCATGGTGTAAGGTGGAAACCTCCTTccggccagcagagggcaccctGTGTGTTAAAGCAAGCGGAAGGTGCACGTGTGGAGGAGAAATTGAAGGGCTTGCAAGAAAATCAACACTGGACACACGGCAGATGCCTGGGCACTTAGTTTAACTAATTACGCAAAATATAACTCCTAAAAGGAAAATAACATATCTGATCCAGAGCTTCGTGAGGGCAGTGGTCTTGGTTATGGCTGCCCCACACTCAGTGCACACGGAGAGCTTAAAGGGA
This is a stretch of genomic DNA from Rattus norvegicus strain BN/NHsdMcwi chromosome 14, GRCr8, whole genome shotgun sequence. It encodes these proteins:
- the Scpppq1 gene encoding secretory calcium-binding phosphoprotein proline-glutamine-rich protein 1 isoform X1; amino-acid sequence: MKLLLLASLLSAAAALPIPLGQSGGSSSEQRFNLYPPQILPFFPQFPLPQAPLIPIPFPFPFDPNQVLTPNQLLALITSILNQLQVNLIFINYEVTK
- the Scpppq1 gene encoding secretory calcium-binding phosphoprotein proline-glutamine-rich protein 1 precursor, whose product is MKLLLLASLLSAAAALPIPLGQSGGSSSEQRFNLYPPQILPFFPQFPLPQAPLIPIPFPFPFDPNQVLTPNQLLALITSILNQLQGFLGR